The DNA window AGAACATGTGAGCCTTGCCTCTGAGGAGCCCAACCCAGGCGAGCggctgccaggagaggagaCTTCAGCCACGATCCTGAACGTGGAGGGGAAGACAGAGTCGGTCAGTAAAAGGGAGGAGCCAGAGGGCACCGAGCCCCTgcctgcaggagaggaggagagctctgagctgcccTCTGTGTGGCGAGAGGAGAGCAGGGGGCCTTCACCTCCAGCACCAGGAGAAGATGCTGGGGCACCACCTCCAGAACCAGCAGAGGACAGTGGGCTGGTAGAGGGCAGTGACAGCTCTGTAGTGGAAGTCGTCGAGAAAGTACATATTACTGAAGAGGACCACCTCATTGAGGGTAATATTTGTGCTTTCATAAATTCAGGAGACAAAAATTTGCCTCCAGGGACTTCTGTGTGGGTCCTTTTGGCTTTAATAAGAGCCTCAAATGAGCTTCTGGAGTCAGAATTTGGTCGAGGGAGCCTGTACGATGTGAGGCGTAGAAGAATGTGGCTGGGGAAGCCTCAGATTTACAAGTCCAAGCTGTAATAAATTTAATCAGCATTTTCACCTCTGCTATTTCATTTCATGTCCTTTTTGTTCTTAGCAGGTAAAATGTCCCACCATACCCCTCATTTAAAACATTGTGTCTCTTGGTAGCTCAGACACATTCTTTAATATTTGCACAGCCCAAAGGCTCAATTACTTAGTCACATGTACTAATTATAAACCAGCTGACCTTGCACACATAAAGCTGAATGTAGACGAAAAAGATCTCTTTGATGCACACTTGGCATCTCCAGTGTGTCCTGGAAGCTTGCCTAAAAGACAAGCAGAATAGAAGTAGTAGTGGAGAGACATAGGGCTGTCTTTGCACCAATGCTTGGAGATGACTGGGTGGGGAGAGACGGGCTGTGTGAGGAAGCAGTGGTGTCTGAGGTGACAGGGATTTCCATGTGCTGTGGAGGGACCTTCAGCAGGAGGTGTGCTCCTTCCTGGAAATTGCAGGCTATGCTCTCCTTTGGGTTAGTGCCCAGAGGACATGGACTGCGCATGCAGAAGATGAACACTTCACAGGTGGAATCAAATTTCTCCTAAAAGGTACAAAGTAGCTCAGTAAGGAATCAGATGCATTCCTGGGGTAGCTCTTCTTCAGGGAATAAGCAGGTGAAGCACATGAGGAGTATTTCTCTGCAAGGAGACATCCTCACTCCACTTTGGCCTTGAAGAACTGCAGAAGGACTGATCCATGTGAAGTCCAGAGCCAGTTACTGGAGACTGCCACTGCCACTACTCCCGTGGCTTTGTGCTGCTTGGCTCTGAACTGGCTCTGTGAATCTCATTCTTTGCTCGTCCTTTATAGCTGAGCATGGTTGTTGGATTGCTTCGTCCTCTCCTGTGTCTCTTCATGAATTAATTTTGTCCTCTACATAGTAATATATCCTTTGGAATAAAGCCTTGTTTTATGTAAGCAGTAAATGACAGGTTGCTCACCTGTTAAATATACATCCTGCCCAGCTGCAAACTCCAATTTCTTTATTCACAATTTCTAAGCCTCAGGGCAGtgccagaggcagagcagcacaccCTGGACCTTGTGCTGTCACTTCTCATCAGTGGAAACATGTTTACAGTTGTCTGTCTGAAGATGAGTTGTGAGGCTTTTAGCACCAAGTGATGTGTGCAGGGCGAGTGAATGAAGCTTTTGGGGAAAAGAGTTTTGCTCCTATTATTTCCAAGGTAGAAGTAATACCTTAACTTGAGTGCATTCTCTTCCCAGAGACCTCTGATGAAGAAgggattttctatttttatgctGTGGtacaaaagcatttgttttgctttccctttgtgCTTCCATAGCTATGGGAGGAAATGAGTTaggcagcagcttccctgggaaagCAGGGTTTCAGCCAGACTTGCATGTTACCATGTTTTCtatttctggtttgttttttttttttttttcaattgcaaataaaactgcacatctatgaaataaaatacaggaaaaataatttgagcaGAAATAGTACTCATGATTTCCTTTGGATACAGCATCAAGGGGATTTTCTGAAAGCACTAGGAGAATTTCATGGGCATAAGACAACCATATAGCTGGATGATGaaaagtgtttgttttcctgtttgttctCTCTGGGTTCATTCAGGGGGGTACCTTGATAACAGGCATTGGAGAGCTTACAAAGCAaaaaaggtgcttttttttttagtggatCCTAATTTGATCTCCATGGTTACCATTCCCAGGTGAGACGGGAGAACAGGTGGAAACTGAGCTGCTCAGTGAGACAGTAGGTGAAGGGcctgaaacaaaagaagaaacaggagaagctgtggatagTGCAGCAGCGACAGAGATAGGTATGTTGACAGAGGAGGGAAGGACCACATGGGTTATTGTTTAAGAGACAGCAAAAACTGTCCTGTCCTTATTGAGCATATCTTGTTATTTCCCTGTAGGcatacagctgctttctgcatttttacacAAGAGGgtaaaaaatactttacagTAAAAGACATTTTTGGAAGCAATCAATTGGAAGTCATGCTTTTTATATGGGCCATCTCTATAGAATATACAAACCTTATCAGTGATAACTTTTCCCTCTTTGGGAAGAATGATAGACTGTAACATGCagtcttggaaaataaaaagcctttgtTAAAGTCATGACTCTGCTCATTATTATTTGCAGGCTTGTCTTTGTAAGCTAAGCCTTAATACTGCTTTGTGATTTCCATTCTACGCCAGTCATTTTAGATCCCCTTGTTCTCCCTATCAGCTGAAATCAGCAGTATGGTGCTGTGATGAAAGCACATTACCCAGCATATCCGGTCACATGGTGGGAAGGAAAAGTCACAGGCCAAATAAAATTCCTCTGGAAAACTGTCACaccagtgaagagaaaaaaatcaagaggaCAAGATTATCCCTCTGGCAGACTTTGAGATTATGGTCAAAATTCTGTCACCACAGTCTTGCTACAAAagttatttcttcttcttcctccacaTTTACTAAGAACCTCACACTTGAGTCTATCATGTAAAGGTGTTCACATGCCCCAGAAGGCAGaattagaatcacagaattatttaggttggaaaataccatTGAATCCAACTGTTAACTCAGTGCTGCCAGGTCCATCACTAAATCTTGTCCCTGAGTGCTGCATCCACACGTtttttgaacacctccagggatggtgattccaccaccaCAGGTTACCCTATGGTATTGCTGGAATGTGGAAATGGATGAGCAGGCAATGCAGACAGctccccctttcccccagcAAATGTTATTGCAATAGCTGGATtcaccttctccctctcccctccatcCTAATCACTGGTGTCCTTAGTCACGCTCAAAATCTCTCTGGGCTAGcaagtatttctgtatttcagaagaGAACAGCTTCAGCAGAAAGACTGGCAGATACCTTACACCAGTGTCTTTCATGACTTCCAAAGGAACCCCTTGCACCTGGGGTGAGCAGTCTTTGGTTCCTTCCCAATGCCAGTATGTCACAGCCTTAGGGCAAGCCAGCGTGTTGCACCGCTGCTTATGCTTCTGCCAGAGGGCTAAATGATTTTCAGCACAAGCACTGCAGTCTGTAAGACAAGTAGGGTGGTGGTCAAGCAGTTTGGCCAAGGCTTATGTGCCTTTATGACCCAAGTAAAATTAGATCAGCagtgataaaaaaaattgctcacctccctttaattttcatgtttgaCAGTTGCTCATCTTTACAGATTGTTACTTTTTAAGCTAGCCTATGAAGAGAAGCAGTTCTTGGCCATTGACAACTCTTCTTTTGCAGGATCTTTAAATTTATGCCAGATAGCTTTGCCTATGAAGTCAAAACAAGTTTAATCAATCAACttgtttttaatgtctttaaattatgtcttttttaaaagctcCTATGCTTTTGCAAAGAATcatctctgtgtgctgtgaattcagcaaagcacttaacTTGATTCTAGGAAACCTCAAAGAACATCTTCCTGCTCCTGAAGAATAAGAGAATCATAGAAAGGcttgggttggaatggacctcaAAGATCACCTAGTTTTAACCCTCCTGCCACCCATTATGCCACCCATTAGATATGGGTATGCCACATATGGGGTATGCCACCCATTAGATCAGGTTGGTCAGGGTtccatccaacttggccttgaacattACCAGAAATTTCACCCAGTGATGATTACAGCTTTATTGAAATTCTTCCTGCATTTGTCTGCTTTGACAGTATTCTCCCCGACAGTTTTGTAAGGGAGCAGAAAGAGCAGTCCTGCTTCTCTGTCTGTAATGCATTTCAGATGATGGGAGTGCAATGACCCAGCTCAGAGAACAGCTGCAGGCAAGAGGAACAAACAATGCTAAGAACAGAATAGTGACCATCTAAACATGGGATTCTGTTGTGTAAGGGAGCAATTCTTCCATCTTGAAAGGATATTgaagaaataaagcaagatTCTGGGCAGGAAAGCAGGACTGCTTAAGGGAATGGAAAAATTCTTACTTTGAGAGACATCAAAAACATTCACAGCTTTATCTCTAGGAGGGTATGACTAAGAGGATACAAGCTGAtcctagtttaaaaaaaaaaaaaaaaaaagaagtaggtCTCTAAAGGTAGCTGATGTCCACCTAAGAACAAGGGAATGCTCAGTGACATGCTAAGTGTGTTGAATTTGAAACCATTAAAGggagttgggttttttcatgCTATATTAGCAATCTTCTTAGTAATAGAGAATCACTGAAGGTGGATGTCTTTCATTGGCCACCTTCATTCCCATGCAAAATTTCCCACCTTTCCTGTGTTCCTTACCCACCCTCATGGAACACCGCAACTCAGTGTGAAGAAGTCCCAGATTCTCATGTTCCATACCCTTGCTGAGTCTTCTAGCTGGGAAAGGAGTACTTTGAGCTGGGATGTCCAGACATTGTGATTTCAGCCAATCACTCCCTTGGGCACTATCATTTAGCTATCAAGTGAGCCCCAGAGCTTCTCAGCTGCTGATGGCCAACAGTAGCTTCAGGGGCTGGACACAGTTCCTCAGCCATACTTTGTCATGGGATAGCAGAGGACAAAAATACTTCTGGAGCTTGTCTAGTCCTGCTCAAGCAGGAACAGGTTGTCCTGCTGGGTTTTGAATCCCCAGGGGTGGAGACTCCATCAACTGTGGGCAGCCTATTCCCATAACTTAACTGTccttacagaaaaagaaaaaaaaaaccatcttgtatttaaaggaaatacaCTGTACTTCAATTTGTGCCCTTTGTCTCTTGTCCTTACTCAGGATTTACTGTCCATTAAGTGCTTGCCTCTATGTCAAATCTGACTGGAAGGATGTAGTGATTTCAAAAGTTGTTAAGAGAAAAGGCAGCAAGTGAGGAGGAGCTCGAGAATGTAGCAGTGATGTGTAACATCACAGAGGTGACGTTAATGTCTGTAGCAGGAACTGTGTATGAATGGGATGGGGGAAGAGGAAGCAGAACCAGTGGTTGCTTTTAGGTCCACACAGAACATTCTTACAGATTTGGGAGAAGAGCATATATCCCCTTCAACCTGTGATACTTCCAGGGAACTTTCACTTTGAGTTCCTGTCAGATTTAGTGAATATCAAGTTATACCTTCAATTAAttgctaaattaattttttccatgtgtttcaGAGACAGCTAATAACAAGGAATAGAAGTTGTGTCTCAGTGAACATCCTCTTCTTGGGCCTGCTCTTCTGTtcacatgaatatttttaaatctaattgGGTTGGGAAAATATAAAGGCTTTTATGGATTGAACCACAAGCTACAGACACATGAATAGGAGGCATTGGAAAAAGTTTTAtataatacagatttttttgaaGTCAAGCTGCAAAGACTTCAAGAGTTTGAAATACCCAAACCTTCATCTCCCTGCCAGAATGCCTTCTATACACACCAGGATAATTTTTCAACAGCAGTATGATCATTCCTTTTTCAATTAGGAGTTTTTCCCTAGGTTCAGATTAACTGGCTTCAAACTGTTGAAACCTCCAACCAACATTACAAAGAATGAAGAATAGAGTgtagcttttttcctcttcaattATAGTATGTAGGCAGGTTTGCTGAGTGCCTGGACTACCAATGGAGGCTGAAGTGTATAGCACATAGAGGACTGGGAGAGGAAATTTACCAAGCTCTAACTAAATGCAGAAGGGAGTTTTCCAGAAAATAGAAGATAACAGAGTGCAGTGTCCAGGacccagctgtgtgctgctcaCTCCCCATTTTTAAACTCAAATTTATTGAAGAGATTGTAGTACAATACAGGGGGCATTTTTAACTGAGTGGGATGTATTAGTTGTATAAATCCTAGAAGATAATTTCACAGCTGTTAACATTCATGGCCAATAATAACCTGTCTTTAGCTGTGTAGCTCTCCTCATATGCATTTGTGGCTTCTAAAATAGACTTctaagagagaaaatacaaaccTATCTAAGAGACAAATATAAGCCTGTTCTCAAAGAAAAGGTTATCTATTATATTTCCCTGGCATGCTGTCCTCCTGGAGAAATACGCTATCAGGGACTGTCTGGGTTCTTTTCCAAAAtgctaaataataattttggaGATGAAGCTGAATGGTaataatttcaaacaaatttccttttgtttggcCCCTGGATATGATTTGTGTTTTGGGTCAGATAAAGAGTAGAAATTTGTTCTGATGGTGAATGTtgcaggatcacagaatcaattaggttggaaaacaaCTCTAAGTTACTTGAGTCCAAATGTTGACTGAAGACCACCTTGTCACTAGACCATGGCAgtaagtgccacatccagtcatttctcATCCAGGCATgatgatgactccaccacctccctgggcagtccattctAATGTTTGACAACCctctctgtgaagaaattcctcctgatgtttA is part of the Vidua chalybeata isolate OUT-0048 chromosome 1, bVidCha1 merged haplotype, whole genome shotgun sequence genome and encodes:
- the ERICH5 gene encoding glutamate-rich protein 5; this translates as MMLIFLRDKASSGANTLTADDHGPVADQTKLEPAEHVSLASEEPNPGERLPGEETSATILNVEGKTESVSKREEPEGTEPLPAGEEESSELPSVWREESRGPSPPAPGEDAGAPPPEPAEDSGLVEGSDSSVVEVVEKVHITEEDHLIEGETGEQVETELLSETVGEGPETKEETGEAVDSAAATEIGLSL